GTCGACTTAACTAAACTGAATCCCGAGCAACTGAATGCCGTGAAACAACAATTCGACCAAGAGTTGCAGCATTTCACACAGTCATTGCAAGCATTGACCATGGCCAAAAGCAAGTTTACAGAATGCATGGATGATATCAAAACTGTTTCCAAAgcagaaaatgaaggacAAAAGCTGCTTATTCCCGCCTCTGCATCGTTATACATCCCAGGTAAGATTGTagacaataaaaaattcatgGTAGACATCGGCACAGGCTATTATGTTGAAAAGAGTGCAGACGCAGCAGTTTCATTTTACCAAAAGAAGGTGGATAAGCTTAATAAGGAATCGGTACAAATTCAAGATATCATAAAGGAAAAGACTCAGTATTCTATGTCCATCGAGCTTCAAATAAGACAGGCCGCTATCAAACAGCATGAGGCGATGAGtaaacagcaacagcaacaaaagaaggagGCTTCCGCAGCCTAGCGTATTCGCTTTCTACATCCATTTTATAAATCATCTGTAACTTTCTgatctatatatatgtgtgtgTGAAACGTAAAATCCTAATTATCGTCACTTCATGGTTTCCGAAAGGggagattgaaaaattttcaaggcGATgagctgaaaaaatttcagtaGCTTGCATTAGATAAATACCTTACCATGCATCAATAAAGACGTTCAAAAACAACGTAAGCTGAGGTAAAGAtggcaaagaagaaatctaaGAGTAGATCCAAAAGCTCTAGAAGAGTTTTGGATGCGTTGCAGCTCGCTGAGAGGGAGATTAATGGTGAGTTTGATGATTCCAGCAACAATGACAGAAGGCAAGATGCACGTCGTAATGGTACTGTTGTCAacttattgaaaatatcgAGGGGTGGTGCTGatagtgatgaagaagatgttGGCTCAGAGTCAtttgaagacgaagaacTAAACTCTGATGAAGCCTTGGGTTCTGACGATGACTATGACATTCTGAACTCTAAATTCTCACAAACCATCCGtgataaaaagaagggaAATGGCGAAtacgaagaagatgaggatAAAGGTGGATACACTTCTATTGATGAGGAAGACTTGATGTCATTGTCTCAGGTATGGGACATGGATAGCAAGGCCGTGCATAGTAACGCTAACGATGAGGAAGATCTTTCCCCTCAGTTAAGGTTGCAAAACAGTGACGTCAGTTCTGAATCAAGTAGTTCCGAAGAAAGTGAGTCTGAGTCTGAGGTGGAGGAGGATCCCTTCGACGAAAtttcagaagatgaagaagatgtgGAGTTGAACACAATTACTTCGAAACTGATCgatgaaacaaaatataaagGTCCAAGGAGACTAGATACATATGGTACAGGGGAAGCTAATGAGTATGTTTTGCCTTCTGTAAGTGCAACCAGTGGAATTTCGGGGAAATTAAGTCTCACAGATATGATGAATGCTGTTGATGACAGAAAAgtaattgaaaatgttaGTTTACTTAAGGGTAAATCATCCACGTACGACGTTCCGTTGCCACAACGTATCCAACAAAGACACGATCGTAAGGCTGCATATGAAATATCTAAACAAGAAGTAAGCAAATGGAATGACATTGTCCAACAAAATAGAAGGGCTGACCATTTAAGCTTCCCACTGAATAAACCCACTGAACATAATCAGGCCTCCGCTTTTAGTAGAACTCAAGATATTCCTCAAACAGAATTACAAGAGAAAGTAGATCAAGTTCTACAAGAGAGTAACTTGGTCAACCCAGAAAAGGACTCGACATTTGAAGACTTAAGTACTGCGAAAATGACACCTGAGGaaatgagaaaaaggaGAACCGAAATGAGGCTGATGAGAGAGCTAATGTttagagaagaaagaaaagctagaagattaaagaaaataaaatccaAGACATATcgtaaaatcaaaaagaaggaatTAATGAAGAATAGAGAAATGGCTGATATTTCTAGTGACGAGGATGACGAAGACCATGATATTGCTagagcaaaagaaagaatgacTTTGAAACACAAGACTAACTCTAAATGGGCCAAAGATATGATCAAACATGGCATGACAAATGATGCTGAAACTAGAGAGGAAATGGAGGAAATGTTAAGACAAGGTGAACGTCTAAAGGCGAAGATTTTGGACAGAAACCCTGACGATGAAAACGATGATCGTGTGCAAACCTTAAGCGATGTTGAAAATGAGGAGCAAGGAAACATAGACACTACAGAATTAAAGAGCAAGTTGGGTAAAACCGGCGTAATGAACATGGCCTTTATGAAGAATGCAGAAGCTAGAGAGAGGGATGCAAACGAAGAAAACTTACGTAGATTAAGGGCTGTTGAAAACGGGGGTGATATCGAACTCTTTGAAAGCGACAAAGAGGAGACAAATGGAGAAAATATCCAATTAAATAAGGGCAGAAGAATTTATACACCTGGTACTTCAGAATCtaataaagaaatggatGAATTAAACGCCCGTACCAGAAGAGAACATGGCGTTGATGAATCAAGAAATCTGGAAAATCGACTAAAGGCCAAGAATGGCAAGCAATCAAAACCTGCGAAGGTTAATGCAGAAGGTGCAATAATCGTAGAGGAATCTAGTGATGAAGAACCCGTCCAAGACAATCAGAAATCTCAGCAAGACGGCGAAGCAAATGGTGTCAACCCGTGGTTAGCTAATgaaagtgatgaagaaagtgCAATCAAAAAGCAATCTTCCAAAGTCAGCATTGTTGATAAAGATAGTTCTAAGAACGCTAAATCCATGAATAAAATGAACAAAGCAGAACTGAAACAGAAATCGAAGGCGAAAAAAGGTAAATCAaatgttgatgaagatcTTTTGTTAACAGCGGACGATTCCACAAGATTGAAGATAGTGGACCCCTATGGTGGTTCTGATGACGAACAGGGTGACAATGGATTCATGTtcaaacaacaaaatgTCATTGCTGAAGCATTTGCTGGGGACGACGTTCTAGCAGAATTccaagaggaaaaaaagcgAGTCattgacgatgaagatgataaagaaGTTGACACTACTCTGCCCGGTTGGGGTGAATGGGCTGGTGCGGGTGCCAAGTCAAAAAATAAGAGGCGTAAATTCGTCAAGAAAGTCAAAGGTGTGGTGAATAAAGACAAAAGAAAGGATAAGCATTTACAAAATGTGAttataaatgaaaaagtaaacaagaaaaatctgAAATACCAATCATCTGCAGTACCATTCCCATTCGAAAACAGAGAGCAATATGAAAGATCTTTGCGTATGCCAATAGGTCAGGAATGGACATCTAGAGCATCTCATCAAGAGCTTATTAAGCCAAGGGTTATGACTAAACCAGGTCAAGTCATTGATCCATTGAAGGCACCATTTAAATAATCATAATACTAGTAAAAAATGCATACAtatttcactttcttctcttttgtATCTATTTATTATGAATTGtgtaaaataataatattagaataataaaaaaaaatatcgtTTGAAGATTATGTGATGTATGTACACAATTGgctttttctgtttttttaATAAATTGAATGAGATGGATGATTGGTGTAGATGATTATAATATCACAAAGCTTCTAATCTatcatttatttcttgaGAAGTTAGTTTTCTGAATCTTGGACCTTTATCGGTTGGAATACCAGTGTAGCCTAGCAACTCAGGGTTTTCATCACCGATGATAGCCAATTCAATGGTGTCACCATTGAATTCACCCTCTACCGATTCCTTCAGCGTTAGTAAGGCGATATGAATAGCGTCTTCTAGTTCCAATTCATCATTCCACCTCTTCTCCAAGAAAGTCTTTGCAGCGACAGAACCTTTTCCTATGGCAGTCGCCTTCCAAGGGAAGTAAGAACCGGAAGGGTCCACTTGATATAAACTGAATCCATTAAATTCGTCATGACCAGCGATTAGTAGCGAAACACCAAAGGGTCTAACACCACCAGACTGTGTAGCCTCCTGCATTATTTTGGCGACTTCAGAAACCAATAACTTTGTAGGAGGATATTCTCCATAAATTCGTTTATAACTTGTATGTGCAACCTTTCTCGATTTATCCACTAGAACTCTGTAATCAGGACCCATACCAGAATATACCGCACCAATATCTGGTGTCAATAGGGATACTTTCGAGAGTGTTTCTGACATGGCCAATGGTGAGGAGGACTTCTTTTCTGTGGCAATTACTACACCATTGGTGGCCTTTATACCCAATGAAGTAACACCTTGTTTAACTGCAGTTAGTGCGTAATCAATTTGACCTAATTTACCACTGGGAGAGAAAGTggtcaatgaaaatgaatatCTGTCGGTCATAATTATAGAATTGTGTGATTGATGCTTTATGACTGCTTGCTATCGACTGAAAGGAAGAATCATGAATTGACATACCTTTTCCACTCTGGGTTCATAGTTCGGAGACTTTTTGCCACCTTAATATGACATTATCATTTTGTACGTCAAATACCAAAactgaatatatatgtaacAAATGATATGATGAATTAcctattattattattattattattattattattattattattattatatgATTTTCATTACTCTAATagtaaaataaataaagaataaagCCTCAAAGGTCATAATTGAAAAGGTTTGCTACTTCCTAGTACGGATCTCAATTCTCTGaccttttcaatatttgcatcattttcattagaTATAAAGCTTTCTTCCAGATAGTTCAGTATTTTGTTGAGGCCTTTTTGCTGAAACGAGTAAATTAGCCCATTCTGAAGGACTAACGAAGGAGCGTGTTCGTTTAAGTAAATAGTCTCAACCAAGTTATTGAACAGCAATGAAGGAGTGAAAGGGTTTAAAAAAGACTCGATCGAAATCAAGGTCTTCAGCTCATTTATGTCCAATTCAGGCGACTTCAAATAAGCTTTGAATCTGCAGTAGTTCTTTACTTTCTCCCTCAATTTCTGCTTCATTAGTTCGTCATTATCAATGCTGGGAGATAACAATCTGATGGAGTCTTGAAGATTGTTCAGCATTTGAAttaaaatttcctttttaacCTTAGTAGCCATTCCACCTACATTAAAACCCATTAGCTGATATGAATGGGCGATCTGATTGTACGTTGATAATAAATTTATGAAGCTTGTTTGGCTGGATAAGATATTGGCAAACTGTAGTGTATTCTCTGGGCTTTCATAATAGGTAATGTCTCTATTGAAACTGTCCAAAAATAATGTGAATGTGTAAAGATCCTTAGTCTTATGAGGTGTCCTTAATTCTTTTGGGGTCTTTTTGAATAGTTCTAAGGCACTTTTAATATCATTCTTATTAATCATATACTCGAGCTGGATATCAATTGCGGAAGATTCGCTAATTTTATCGCTAAACCTTGTAGAAAGGTTTTCATATTGTTTGAATTCACCAGATCTTATACATGATTTTAGTAAAAGTTCTAAGTTTAATACGGGTACGATGTTATTGTACCTCAGAATATCGATATAGTTGCCACCGTCAAACAACCTTTCGTATATCAGCTCAATAGCACTCTTGTTCTCAGCCTGAATGGCGATGCTCTTGAACTTTTCTGGGAAATCGCAGACCTTTATGAAATTTAGTAAAGATTCACAGTTTTTGATTAATTTCACCATCGAATCATTTCGTAAGTTGGGCACAAAAACTTTGGTAAACTTTGGATTATTGATCACCAATTTTGTCAGGTCTCTACCAGgaattttggaaatgatTAAAttcactatttttttcagttcaaTTGAATCAGGACATATATCTAGGCATTTATCGATGACTTGTCTGTTAATAGCCCTGTGAACGACCAGTTCTTTATACGTGTCATAATCAAAGCAATAGCCTTCTTTGCTTAGTTTGGTAAACTCCCTTATACCGCCCCTAGAAGAGTTTCTGATAAAAGAACCCAAGGACAATGGATAGGATTTGTCCCAGTCTCCAGGATGATTGAAGAAGTTCAGTAAATCTTGGCCATTAGCAGTGTCATCTAGGTTGACCATTTTCAAAGCCTGCGATACTGCGCCTGTTAACGAGTTTGGATCTAAATTTAATCTGTAAAAGTTTTGAATCAAAACCTTGAattgattttcaatttcgtCTCTAAAACTCAAGAGAACTTGATTGTCACCACTTTGCAGAATTGGATAAGTGTCGAAGTCAAACAATTTTGTTATCAAAACGGCATGGATCTCTAAAATGTATGGAAAATCCTTTATTGTCTTTGGAACTTTAACAAAATTGTTAAAGCATGAAATCAACCCATTATAGCTGACCATTCCACAATTTTCTAGATTGAAATCTTTCACGAAGctcttgaaaaacttcgcatgaaatattttgccTAGTAGTGATTGCGattgaaaattatcaaCTATAATATTTAAAAATTGGAATTTGCCGAGAGAATCGCCCCTCGTAATGAAGTCAGCGTGCGATTCAATAAATCTCATAAGATAGTCTTCTCCGCATTGAATTTCTCGTAGATAATTGAAGACAAATGGATAAATGCCGATGTCGAAggagaaatttttgacaATGGATTCCTCTAATATTTTCATAATCATCTCATTATCCTTCAATTGCAAAGAATAATCTAGTAAAGATGTAATAATGGATTCGGCCCCTATTGGATACAATAAATAGTCTGACaatttttgcttcttcaacGGAGACAGATTCCTCTCCATGggaaaaatataatcaTAAATCTTCTTAGTCAAGTTCCAATCTTGGAAACTATTTGCCATAAACACCAAATAAAACTCATACGAGAACTCAGGTATCCAATCCAATTTATGGAATTTGAACCAAATTTCATAAGCTTTAGAAGAGTCTACTTTACTCATTGATATTAAGAAATTCGACAATAACAGCGAAATGTTTGAGGCTAACCcatttgaattttgaatcCTGGACACCAAATCGTCCAGAAGATTGGTCGCTAGCTCAACTTCACCAGTCTCAATGAAACTGGAAAGGATTACGCTATAAACTTCGAATTGGTCATCGAGTAGACCTTGTTTTGAACCAAGGGAGGATAAAGATAGTCTAAAATCTTCATATAGTTCTTTGATGGCAAATTTGTCATTTGTTGATTTGGCGTACGAAAAGCATGCAATAAAGTAAAACGAATCCTTAACGAAGGCCGGAGAGGACTTGATGACTTGTTGAGCTTTTGATAGTGTGACATGGCCCGGATAAATGTTCATCGCTAAAAGATTGTAGTCCAGAAcatctttggaaaagttGCGGAACTTGACTACACTTTTCTGCTTGGGGTCATTAGTGGTGGTGTTGAACAATTCAATGGCAATTTTGTAAAAGTCATTGCCGTTTGGATTTTTGAACTGGTAGGCCAAAATAGaacctttgaaaagagataaTAATACAATGTTATAAATTTCATCGGGGGGTTTCAGTCTATTGTTGATCATATCTTGATAACACGTTAACAACTCGTACATTTTGTTGTCtaaatcattattatccAGTGGTCTCTTACAAAGAGAATCTAAAACTTTTGTGAAAATTTCTAGTGGTGGAACTATgtcgtttctttttaatGATTGGTACAAAGAATTGATCTTattgtaatttttttgttcataACAACAGTTGATTTCATCGATATGGGTCTGCATATACGTAGACTTATTTAAACATGGTTCTGCGTCCTCCTTCCAAACCGGAgtattttcatcttgaagaaggttATACTCTTGTTGTTGTACTGATGGTTGTGATGATTTCAATTGAAAGTCCTGAAAATTCCTAGTATTGAAGCTTAAAGGGTCGTACTGGTTCGCCGAGAAGGTTGGACCAGTGGAGTAGTATCTATGCTGAGTGTTGCTATTATTAGTGTTACCCCCGTTTGGCTGCTGCTTCAGCGATCGAAGAGAAACGTTTTGGTTGTACAGTAGTTCCTCGTGCGTTAGAGGGTTggtgttgttgttgttgttgttgttgttgtttatGCAAGAATCCAAGTCGTGCAGGTGTAAAACATCATCCACGTTGTTATAATTCACATTCGCTACTACGACTGGATGGGGATGCAGATGGGATGCATGAAGTACAGGATCCGAATTTACCAACCCTTGGTTTTGCCTTAAATACTGGTAGGAACTATCGAAAAAGGAGGTTGCggttttcttttgagcGGCAGAACGATGATAGCCTTTAGAGTATATGAACGATTTAAAAGCCATTTTCGGTTGTATATGCTTATTTTTCTATTCTATGTGTTCCTTTTCTATAATTATGGATGGAAGGATCTTTTTATGCGAAACTAGCTGACTCGGTGATTGTCTATctgtggaaaaaaaagctttttCTATAACGTAGTGTTTAactgaggaagaaaatgtgCCACCTTGAAGCTACTGCGTTTTTTGCAgtgtttttttccttggGTTTTGAGTTTGATGTTAGTAAAACCACgcagattttttttgctttcttaTAACGTAGTAAATAAATTTGCTATTCTGTTATGTTATGTGGAAAAATTCTCACGGATCAATTTTATAAAGCATACAACGGTGAGTAAGAGTGAAATGGACAAACGAGAATCGACTTAATCCGTGGATTTGTAATTGACGTGTGTATGATTCGAGGAAGCGTTAGCATTTCCTTTGTCATGGGGGCAAGTGTAAGGCACACCGAGTCTCGGCCCCGAGTGTCCGGCCAATAAGAACGCGCGCAATCGGAACTCCCCCACTCTTTGTGCGCTCTCGCGTTTCATTGGTCTGCCGGGGGGTCTTCAGCGGTTAAAACCGGACCCGGCCGGAAATAATGCCCTTGCTTGTTATAGCCGTTAAAAGCTCCATAAACGTATTAGAATGTCCACACTCGCAGCTCCTGTAAGGGTCTTCGGCTAGTTACAATGGCAAATGAAGAAACTCGAGCCATACATGGCCAGGTCAATATAATCATGGTATCTGCTGTCAACGCTAATAATTTTGCTGAGCTTTGAGGGCAGTTTTCACCTTGCTATCTGGGTCGTATCGTTACCAACAGTGAATATTGCCGTGTAATCTTTTATATAGTTCTGATGAATACCATGTGGCATATACTGATGCTGCGCTCTTAGCTCAAAGTTGTCTTCTCCTTAAGTAGCATATTTTATGCCAAccccaatttttttgccgCCGAAAGGTCAACGTCGATTGTCACGTGGTGCACGGCAGCTTACCTGCTTCGTTGTGTCTGCAGTTGAACTCTCATCGCGCGccacagcagcagcaggGGTTGTGAGTATTGCTTCCGTTCTGCCGGTTTACCGCGCTTTGGCTCATATCTTCTGCAGGCTTTAAAGTGGTGATTCTTGCAAGTCGAGATACTCCAAACACGTTTTAAAATAGGGTCAGGCAGGAACTCATGGGGCAAGATTGTGTGAATAATCCACGTagtatttgaatttgcAGTCGATTTTTATCACCCCTTTTGGCGCTGTGGAGAAGGCTCTTGAtttacattttttcccCTTCTTTGGCGGTTCGATCTCGGAGCGAAGTTTTATTACGTTTCTAGGCcattgtttgatttttgctGCTTTAATTTTCctggtttcttttttttcgcatGTGgcaattttcaatattacTGAGATGCCTTAGAAGAAAACCTAATAAACAGATGATTATAGCGCAGGTAAAAAGTTTCATCAGGATTGCCACTACTAGCAAATAAGACAGCATGGAGCGGTCTGGCTTGTTTCTGCAGGATCTTCCACCTGAAATCCTGATaaacattttttctcaCTTGGATGAAAAGGATTTGCTCACCTTACAAGAACTTTCCGTCCATTTCCGGAACCTAATTCATGATGAAGAGCTCTGGAAGAACCTGTTTAGGTCAAGGATTCATACTACTCATTTCCCTACACTTTCTCAGTCCACGAAGTTCAGTGTGGAGTATATTGAAAGAACCCGTGGCCTTCACCGCTGGAAGCATAACAAGGCCGTGAGAACCAAATACACTATAACGCCGACAAGGAACTGGGACCAGCCCAGTATAGAACGTATAGTGTTTGATTATCCGCGAGTGGCTTCTTATAATGATGGTACCATTACGATCCTGCAGTTACAAAACCACAAGAGACAGAAGAAGTTCAAGAAACTTATTTATATTCCATGTACGACTCCACAGGGTTGCTCTACTATGGACTTTAATATTAATGCTGCCGTATTTGGTAGGTTCGACGGCAGAGTATTTGGAAAATTGTTAAGTAACAAATCTTACTTGACGCCTGTGATGGAATTTAACGGAAGACACAGTGCGGGTGTTACTGCCATTTGTAATTCGGAATCCTGGGACACGTCAAGAGAGGACTGGTGTGTGAGCGGTTCTGAGAATGGGGAGATTATTTGGTGGTGTGAAAGCAAGCTTGTCAAGATGTGGAAAGTCTCCAACAGGGTTATTTGGAAGCtggcttttttcaaagattggaCTTTAATTAtggatgatgaaaaactgTATATTATCTATCAAATGCAGGAACTGCATAGCATAGATATTCCTAGGGATGCCGACGAACAATCGATAAGAGTACAATTCTTCAAGATGGATTTTGGTTCCATGAATTTGGTCCTTGCTGATTTGAATGATGTTTATACAATATCGGTCAATCCCAACGGCAATTTTGGTAATTTGAGGAAACTAGAAATTCCGGAAAAGATATGTGCTATCGAGATAGATGAAAAGACTTCGCAAAGGGAGCAAAACTGGCAGTTTGCAGGTGATGACGGTTGCTACATCAGTGTTTTGACAACACAGAACACACTTTACATGATCAATATAAGAGATCTTTCCACGGCGGGTTTGAAAGTCCAATGTAAGATAAGATTTGACGAACAAGTTTATGTAACGCAGGTGACAAATTTAATTGTCGTGGCAGCATTGTCAaatgttcttcaaatattgAATGCGATGACAGGTGAGTTGATTAAGTCTGTATTAAAGACGGACAAGTTTCccgaatttttgaaagtatcGCAAGATAAAATCATTATGGGAAGCAGTAACGTTTTGAATTATTTAATGTTTGTTTCAGGtgattcaaagaaacaCCATCATTCCACTAAAGGTAAAAATGCAATAAGCAATAAATGGAATGAAACTTTGAACACGGAGTTGCAATATTACGACGAAGATGAGGACCTAAGAAGGAGGAGACAATCAGAAATATCAAGATTAATCAACGCCTACGGCGgagatttggaaatttcaGGCGATaccgatgaagaaaacgacATTCAGTTGAGAATCGCGCTCTTAGAATCGCAGGAGGCACAAGTACGAAGTGAGGCGGAATCGGGAGCGCATGCCGAggataatgaagaagaacaattACGGCGAGCATTGGAAGAATCTCAACGTATACACGAGGCACAAGTGAGCAGGTTGACTAATCAAACTGATACTGCCGATGACGAAatagaagaagttgaagatgACCAAGAATTTCTCAGAGCCATCGAACAATCAAGACTGGAAGATGACAGGAGGAGGCAACTCAGAAACAATAATACAGGTCGACGAAATGGACCTCTGTGCGATGAAACTTTCGCTACAGATAGTGCCGATTCTTCTGAGCAAGTCTCAACTGAGAACACCATTGGTAGTGATGCTGGTGTCAATGCCGGTAATAATGTTGACGATGACCTGCAATTGGCAATTGCGTTGTCTTTGAGTGAAATCGACTGAGAACATAGATTGTTGGATGAGGATatgttaatttttttttttttactttatagattttgaaatattcgacttttttttgttctttttatttttttttttattatttttatttttgaagatcGAAATTTacttatttctttattattatcagcatgaatatatatctaAATATCATATTATGTATTTACacgcgaaaaaaaaatactagcCGTAATACTTGAttagaaaacaaaaacctTATCGCTTCCATTACCTTTGTGGAATCCGTTACTCCAGCCCAACTCCTTTGCATAACTCAGAACCAATTCGTTCATCTTGGGAGGTCCGCAAATCAATAAACGGTGATCCTCCGCCTGTTTGGgcagatattttttcatttcctctAGAGTCACGTAACCTATGTCACCGTTCCATTTGCCATTTGGCCTATGAACCACGTAATGAACTTTGAAATGCGGATACTCATTAGCCATGTGGTCTAACTGCGATTTCATGAGAATGTCATTCTCTGTTTCGTTTGCATAAATTAAGGAAATATGTGTTAGATCCTCGGGCGATGGTATAATTTCTTGTAGAACTTGCAATACGGGGGTAATACCAGAACCACCTGCGATTATGCCCAATTCTGTCGCAGTATCTTGTTCATATTCCAGTTCGCCTAAGGGCCCCTTAAATTCTACGCACTGGCCAATTTTTAGTTTGTCAAAGTATTTGGAAACAACACCGTGTTTGTATGTCTTGACTACTAGTTCCAGGTGACCCTCTGTGTTAGGGACATTTACCGGTGTATAATATCTCACTAGTCGCTCCCCATTTATTGTGACTCTTACTGCC
The window above is part of the Saccharomyces kudriavzevii IFO 1802 strain IFO1802 genome assembly, chromosome: 13 genome. Proteins encoded here:
- the AIM33 gene encoding cytochrome-b5 reductase (similar to Saccharomyces cerevisiae PGA3 (YML125C) and AIM33 (YML087C); ancestral locus Anc_8.862) — protein: MSLTDTCVSFALGNPLYLFSTGLLLNCVFTPLYLWKTQNSKIVFISLLHFVVLYATVFITVGADKSLYKDKWVALPLAKKTRISRNTSLYCFKLKYPLETLHIPMGHHLAVRVTINGERLVRYYTPVNVPNTEGHLELVVKTYKHGVVSKYFDKLKIGQCVEFKGPLGELEYEQDTATELGIIAGGSGITPVLQVLQEIIPSPEDLTHISLIYANETENDILMKSQLDHMANEYPHFKVHYVVHRPNGKWNGDIGYVTLEEMKKYLPKQAEDHRLLICGPPKMNELVLSYAKELGWSNGFHKGNGSDKVFVF
- the UFO1 gene encoding SCF ubiquitin ligase complex subunit UFO1 (similar to Saccharomyces cerevisiae UFO1 (YML088W); ancestral locus Anc_8.863), coding for MERSGLFLQDLPPEILINIFSHLDEKDLLTLQELSVHFRNLIHDEELWKNLFRSRIHTTHFPTLSQSTKFSVEYIERTRGLHRWKHNKAVRTKYTITPTRNWDQPSIERIVFDYPRVASYNDGTITILQLQNHKRQKKFKKLIYIPCTTPQGCSTMDFNINAAVFGRFDGRVFGKLLSNKSYLTPVMEFNGRHSAGVTAICNSESWDTSREDWCVSGSENGEIIWWCESKLVKMWKVSNRVIWKLAFFKDWTLIMDDEKLYIIYQMQELHSIDIPRDADEQSIRVQFFKMDFGSMNLVLADLNDVYTISVNPNGNFGNLRKLEIPEKICAIEIDEKTSQREQNWQFAGDDGCYISVLTTQNTLYMINIRDLSTAGLKVQCKIRFDEQVYVTQVTNLIVVAALSNVLQILNAMTGELIKSVLKTDKFPEFLKVSQDKIIMGSSNVLNYLMFVSGDSKKHHHSTKGKNAISNKWNETLNTELQYYDEDEDLRRRRQSEISRLINAYGGDLEISGDTDEENDIQLRIALLESQEAQVRSEAESGAHAEDNEEEQLRRALEESQRIHEAQVSRLTNQTDTADDEIEEVEDDQEFLRAIEQSRLEDDRRRQLRNNNTGRRNGPLCDETFATDSADSSEQVSTENTIGSDAGVNAGNNVDDDLQLAIALSLSEID